In one window of Chitinophagales bacterium DNA:
- a CDS encoding zinc-binding dehydrogenase, translated as MRAVICVDKEQALSVQEAPMPQAGPGEVVVKIKAAAFNHRDWWIQKGMYAGLRYPIILGSDGSGVVHAVHDHADSFWVGKEVIINPGMHWGNDPAFHASTFKILGLPDDGTFAEYVKVPSSALYPKPAYLSHTAAAAIPLAGLTGYRALFTKGQVKKGSKVLITGIGGGVALMVLQMAVAIGAEVYVTSSSDEKINKAIQLGAKMGINYTISGWHKLFQSATDGFDVIIDSAAGDGFKHFIDLAKLGGRIVFFGGTQGPITTLNPQKIFWKHLQILGTTMGTPDEFAAMVHLFEQHKIQPVIDGVYPMDQAEQAIRKMDTAAQFGKIVLQIAD; from the coding sequence ATGCGTGCGGTTATATGCGTGGATAAAGAGCAGGCACTATCGGTACAAGAAGCGCCTATGCCTCAGGCTGGTCCGGGTGAAGTAGTGGTAAAAATCAAAGCAGCAGCTTTCAATCACCGCGATTGGTGGATACAAAAAGGCATGTATGCCGGCTTGCGCTATCCCATCATTCTCGGTAGTGATGGTAGTGGTGTAGTGCACGCTGTGCATGATCATGCAGATAGTTTTTGGGTGGGTAAAGAAGTCATCATCAATCCAGGTATGCACTGGGGTAATGATCCTGCTTTTCATGCATCCACATTCAAGATCCTGGGTTTACCCGATGATGGCACGTTTGCAGAATATGTGAAAGTGCCTTCGAGTGCCTTGTATCCCAAACCGGCGTATCTATCGCATACTGCTGCGGCAGCCATCCCGCTTGCGGGATTAACCGGTTATCGTGCTTTGTTTACAAAAGGCCAGGTGAAAAAGGGAAGTAAGGTTTTGATCACCGGTATTGGTGGTGGTGTGGCTTTGATGGTCTTACAAATGGCGGTGGCTATTGGTGCAGAAGTATATGTCACCAGTTCCAGCGATGAGAAAATCAACAAAGCCATACAGTTGGGTGCCAAGATGGGCATCAACTATACCATCAGTGGTTGGCATAAATTGTTTCAAAGTGCTACTGATGGTTTTGATGTGATCATCGATAGTGCGGCAGGTGATGGATTCAAGCATTTTATCGACCTCGCCAAATTGGGTGGGCGCATTGTTTTCTTCGGTGGTACACAGGGGCCAATTACTACTTTAAACCCGCAAAAGATTTTCTGGAAACATTTACAGATTCTCGGTACTACGATGGGTACGCCAGATGAGTTTGCCGCCATGGTGCACTTATTCGAGCAACACAAAATTCAGCCGGTGATTGACGGTGTCTAT
- a CDS encoding zeta toxin family protein, with translation MAKTSRPLNNFELVEHFLENALNYDFDIDEKYGIVPKIVSTELNIENFDETLISVSSKSYRIAKYRSAKSRRKLRETIVLELLTQKRLEKDEDIELGKGGAFPLTTVQTQFNAYIITGLPASGKSGISNIVADKYGGYILDSDYAKRKLPEFTALPFGATLVHEESDRIVFGENNPARFKSLFDYCKEVGANIILPKIGSNFDGLLGLIEILKKSNYKVHLTLVELDRVKATKRALTRFDKTDRYVPLGLIFDTYANNPTIAFYKAITHRADLIESYGIISTDVKEGEEPKCILKSNTNNPANLFKA, from the coding sequence ATGGCTAAAACAAGCAGACCACTTAACAATTTCGAACTTGTCGAACATTTTTTGGAAAATGCCTTAAATTATGATTTTGATATAGATGAAAAGTATGGAATTGTTCCAAAGATTGTTTCAACTGAACTTAATATTGAAAATTTCGATGAAACATTAATAAGTGTAAGTAGTAAATCTTATAGAATAGCAAAATACCGTAGCGCAAAAAGCAGACGAAAGCTTCGGGAAACAATTGTTTTAGAATTATTAACTCAAAAGCGGTTAGAAAAGGATGAGGATATTGAGCTTGGAAAAGGAGGAGCTTTTCCTTTAACAACAGTGCAAACTCAATTCAACGCATATATAATTACTGGGCTACCTGCCTCTGGTAAATCTGGAATATCCAATATAGTTGCAGATAAATATGGTGGTTATATACTCGACTCAGATTATGCGAAAAGGAAGTTGCCTGAATTCACTGCATTGCCATTTGGTGCAACGCTAGTTCACGAAGAATCAGATCGAATAGTTTTCGGTGAAAACAATCCTGCTAGATTTAAGTCTTTATTCGATTATTGTAAGGAAGTGGGTGCTAATATAATTCTACCCAAGATTGGGTCTAATTTTGATGGCTTACTAGGGCTTATCGAAATTTTGAAGAAAAGTAATTATAAAGTCCACTTGACATTAGTTGAATTAGATAGGGTTAAAGCAACAAAAAGGGCATTGACTAGATTTGATAAAACAGACAGATATGTTCCTTTAGGCTTAATTTTTGATACATATGCAAATAATCCTACAATCGCCTTCTACAAAGCCATAACACATAGGGCAGATCTGATAGAAAGTTACGGCATCATTAGTACAGACGTTAAGGAAGGTGAAGAGCCTAAATGTATTTTGAAAAGCAACACTAATAATCCAGCAAATTTATTTAAAGCATGA
- a CDS encoding acetyl-CoA C-acyltransferase, whose product MQEAYIVAGFRTAVAKSKRGGFRFVRPDDLAIDVIKGLLASVPQLDPKRVDDVIVGNAVPEAEQGLQVARIIAARAVGFDAPGVTVNRYCASGLETIAMATARIRTGMADCIIAGGTESMSLVPTAGWKTVPAYSIAKDEPDYYLSMGLTAEAVAKEYNVNREDQDQFAYQSHQKAKAAIEAGHFKSGILPITVEETYLNEKGKKATRSYVVDTDEGVRADTTVEALAKLKPAFAVGGCVTAGNSSQTSDGSAFVLVMSERMVNELGLKPIGRLVNCASAGVHPRIMGIGPVAAIPKVLKQANMNLGDIDLIELNEAFASQSLAVIREAGLNPDIVNINGGAIALGHPLGCTGAKLTIQILNDMKRLNKKYGMVTACVGGGQGIAGIIENL is encoded by the coding sequence ATGCAGGAAGCATATATCGTAGCTGGTTTCAGAACCGCAGTAGCCAAGAGCAAGCGCGGCGGTTTTCGTTTTGTACGCCCCGATGATCTGGCCATTGATGTGATCAAAGGTTTGTTGGCATCTGTGCCACAGCTAGATCCCAAGCGTGTGGATGATGTGATTGTGGGTAATGCCGTGCCCGAAGCAGAACAAGGTTTGCAGGTGGCAAGAATCATTGCTGCACGTGCGGTAGGTTTTGATGCACCGGGTGTAACCGTAAACCGTTATTGCGCCAGTGGTTTGGAAACCATTGCCATGGCCACTGCACGCATTCGTACCGGTATGGCAGATTGTATCATTGCCGGTGGTACAGAAAGCATGAGTCTGGTACCAACCGCAGGTTGGAAAACCGTACCTGCTTATAGCATTGCCAAAGATGAACCCGATTATTATTTGAGCATGGGCTTAACGGCTGAAGCAGTTGCCAAGGAATACAATGTAAACAGAGAAGACCAGGATCAGTTTGCGTATCAGAGTCACCAGAAAGCCAAAGCTGCTATTGAAGCCGGCCATTTTAAATCTGGTATTCTCCCCATTACCGTAGAAGAAACTTACTTGAACGAAAAGGGTAAGAAAGCCACACGTTCTTATGTGGTAGATACGGATGAAGGGGTACGTGCAGATACCACGGTAGAAGCATTGGCCAAGTTGAAGCCGGCATTTGCTGTGGGTGGCTGCGTGACTGCAGGCAATAGTTCTCAAACAAGTGATGGTTCTGCATTTGTGTTGGTGATGAGTGAGCGTATGGTGAATGAGTTGGGACTGAAGCCGATTGGCCGATTGGTGAATTGCGCTTCTGCCGGTGTGCACCCGCGCATCATGGGTATTGGTCCTGTGGCGGCGATACCCAAAGTATTGAAGCAAGCCAATATGAACCTGGGTGATATTGATTTGATTGAATTGAACGAAGCATTTGCTTCTCAGTCATTGGCAGTCATCCGCGAAGCGGGATTGAACCCGGATATTGTGAACATCAATGGTGGGGCGATAGCCTTAGGCCATCCATTGGGTTGTACCGGTGCCAAGCTCACCATTCAGATACTGAATGATATGAAGCGACTGAACAAAAAATACGGCATGGTTACAGCATGCGTTGGCGGCGGACAAGGCATTGCCGGAATTATTGAGAACTTGTAA
- a CDS encoding quinone-dependent dihydroorotate dehydrogenase, which produces MYPLIRNLLFRFDPEAVHHFSMNLLRGVCDFGPGKSLISGLYQYRKQNLAKEVFGLKFTNPVGLGAGFDKNALYLSELEALGFGFVEIGTVTPKPQPGNEQPRLFRLPADKALINRMGFNNNGVEAVKARLEAWRRQHPNSQMIVGGNIGKNKVTENEDAWKDYVICFDRLFDTADYFVVNVSSPNTPGLRALQEKPALEKIFGELQQINQGKPKPKPLLLKIAPDLTNEQLDDIIALTKDMQLAGLVATNTTISRAGLRTAPVAVEAIGMGGLSGKPVQQKSNEVLQYLVKGLEGNTPVIASGGIFTGADAQEKMDLGASLIQVWTGFVYQGPAIAKNICKELR; this is translated from the coding sequence TTGTACCCCTTAATCCGCAACCTGCTGTTCCGCTTTGATCCTGAAGCAGTTCACCATTTTTCTATGAACCTGCTGCGCGGGGTCTGCGATTTTGGCCCGGGCAAAAGCCTGATCAGCGGGCTCTATCAATACCGCAAACAAAACCTGGCCAAAGAAGTGTTTGGGCTCAAGTTTACCAATCCCGTTGGTTTGGGTGCCGGCTTTGATAAGAACGCCCTCTACCTGAGCGAACTGGAAGCTTTGGGTTTTGGCTTTGTGGAAATTGGTACGGTTACACCCAAACCTCAGCCGGGTAATGAGCAACCCAGGTTGTTTCGCCTGCCGGCGGATAAGGCCCTGATTAACCGCATGGGCTTTAACAACAATGGTGTGGAAGCAGTGAAAGCCCGATTAGAAGCTTGGCGCAGACAACACCCCAATAGCCAAATGATTGTTGGCGGTAATATTGGCAAGAATAAAGTAACCGAGAACGAAGATGCCTGGAAGGATTATGTGATTTGCTTCGACCGCTTGTTTGACACCGCCGATTATTTTGTGGTGAATGTGAGCAGTCCCAACACACCCGGCCTGCGCGCCTTGCAAGAAAAACCGGCTTTGGAAAAAATCTTCGGTGAACTGCAGCAAATCAATCAGGGTAAACCCAAACCAAAACCTTTGCTGCTGAAAATTGCTCCTGATTTAACCAATGAACAATTGGATGATATCATTGCCTTAACCAAAGACATGCAACTCGCTGGTTTGGTGGCTACCAATACCACCATCAGCAGAGCCGGATTGCGCACAGCACCCGTAGCAGTGGAAGCCATTGGTATGGGCGGACTCAGCGGTAAGCCCGTACAACAAAAGAGCAATGAAGTTTTGCAATACTTGGTGAAAGGATTGGAGGGCAACACCCCTGTTATAGCGAGTGGTGGAATTTTCACCGGCGCAGATGCACAGGAAAAAATGGATCTTGGCGCATCATTGATTCAGGTTTGGACAGGCTTTGTGTACCAAGGCCCGGCCATCGCCAAAAATATTTGTA